CATCGCTGATGAGCTGGGAGTCAGTAAGGTTACTGTATCGAAAGCTTTAAATGGAAAAGAAGGGGTCGGAGAAGAATTAAGAGAGAAGATTTTTCAGGTTGCGGAGAGAGAAGGTTACATATTGCCTGACTATGGACAGAGGAAGGCCCGTAAGGTTGGAATCATCATGAGTGAACGTTTCAGTTCACAGTCAGACACCGGAAAGTTCTACATGGGAATGTATGAAAGCATTATAGGCCAGCTTCGTAAGGCTTCATGTTCCAGCATGATGATTACTCCTAATGCTGAAAGCCTGGCCAGAGATCTGGAGACCATTGAGAAAAGCGAGATGTTTGACGGATTGATTCTTCTTGGGATTCTGGACAGAGTGGTGAGAAAAAAGCTGGAGTCCATAGATCTCCCCAAGATTTACGTGGATGTCTATGATGAAAAACACAGATCTGATTCCGTGGTTACAGAGAACATATACAGTACTTATGAAATGACAAATTATCTTTTGAAAAATGGGCACAGAGAGATTGGCTTTGTGGGAACAATCGGTGCCACAACCAGCATTACAGACCGTTACCTGGGTTACAGCCGTTCATTGATTGAACAAGGTCTTTACCCTAACACGGAATGGACAATTCCGGACAGAAGTGAAGACGGCAGCGCAATTGAATTGGAGCTTCCATCGAAAATGCCGACCGCTTTCCTTTGCAACTGCGATGAAACAGCATTCCGGCTGGTGAAGGTTTTAAAGGAGCAGGGTCTGCAGGTTCCCCGGGATATATCGGTTGTTGGATTTGATAATGATATCTATGCCGAACTGTGTGATCCCGGGTTAACCACGGTAGCTGTTGATACAGAAGAAATCGGAAGGGTTGCAGCAAGACGGATACTGCGTCATATGGAAAGAGGTGGCCATAAAGAGGGAATTGTATACAGAATAGCCGGTAAAAATATAATCAGGAACTCTGTCAGGAATTTGAATAAAACTGCTGATAAACAAGATTAGGAGGGTAAGCTTTTGAAAGAGAAGAAATTATCAGGAAAGAAGCTGAAGCGGCGCTGGACGAAGAATGATACAGAATTGACAATTTTGGCGATACCGACTACAGTCTGGTATGTTCTGTTCTGTTTTCTGCCTATGTTTGGATTAGTCATTGCATTTAAGAATTACAAAGTTACAGGCGGAGAAAACTTTATATATAATGTATTTCACAGCGACTGGTCGGGAGTTAAAAACTTTGAATTTCTTATTAAATCCAAAGATTTATATATTATCCTGAGAAACACAATTGTATATAATCTGATTTTCATTGTATTGGGTATGGTGTTGTCGGTAGGTCTGGCAATTATGATTGACCTTCTCAGAAGCAAAAGAAAGTCCAAAGTATACCAGACGCTTATGTTCTTCCCATATTTTATGTCATGGGTAGTAGCGGCATATTTTCTGGATGCATTTTTGAATCAGGACAAGGGCCTTTTGAATGTAATGTTAAGAAATGGCGGCAATGAACCGGTTCAATGGTATATGAAGGCATCTGTTTGGCCGTTCCTCCTTGTTTTTATGTATCTCTGGAAATCCACGGGTTATAATATGGTTATTTACCTGTCCAGCATTTCGGGAATTGATACGACATTGTATGAAGCGGCAGTCATGGATGGAGCCAATAAGCGCCAGCAGGTCCGGTATATTACACTGCCTTGTCTGAAAAGTGTTATCATCATGATGTTTATCCTGAATGTGGGAAAAGTTTTTTACTCTGATTTCGGATTGTTTTATCAGCTCTCTCAGGGAGCCAAAGGTTCTATATTTAATACAACTGCTACAATCGATACATTTGTGTTCAATGCGCTGCAGTCCTCTACACCGATTGGCATGACATCGGCCGCCACATTCTTCCAGTCCGTGGCTTGCTGTATTACTATTTTACTTGCTAACTGGATTGTCAGGAAACTGGATGCAGACAGTGCGATCATATAGGAGGTGTGCTGTGAGTAAGAGAAAAGATGAAGCTTTATCCTCAAATTTGAATATTATTTCAAGGAAGACAGACCTGGTTTTTAACATCATTTTTGTCATTTTGGCTTTGATATGTATCATACCGGTTGTTTTTATCTTTATTATTTCAATTTCATCCGAAGCGTCTATTAAGACCTATGGATATCTGTTCTGGCCAAAGGAATTTTCGATTGATTCTTATGCGTTCGTCTTCAGGGAAGGGACGACGATACTTAGATCTCTTGGGATTTCCGTGCTCGTAACTGTTCTGGGTACGGCGCTCGGGGTAATGCTCACAACGCTTATGGGATATGTACTTTCCAGGAGGGAATATAAACTGAATGGATTTTTTACCATGGTTGTGTTCATTCCCATGATTTTCAATGGAGGTATGATTTCCTCCTATGTGGTGAATACGCAGTTTATGCATCTGAAGGATACTATATGGGCTTTGATTTTACCACTGTGTGTTTCCTCTTTTAATGTAGTCATCTGTAAGACGTTTTTCAGGAGCAACATTCCGGATTCTGTGGTTGAATCGGCGCAAATCGACGGGGCTTCACAGTTTATCATCTTTGGTAAGATCGCATTGCCGCTGTCAAAGCCGCTCATGGCTACCATAGCACTGTTTCTGACTTTCGGATACTGGAATGACTGGTTTCAGTCCTCCTTGTATATTACGAATACAAAACTGTTCTCCCTGCAGGCACTTCTGGATCATGTGCAGAGGAATATAGAAATGATGGCGAACAATCCATCACTTGGAGTTACGATGCAGCAGTATATGAATACAATGCCAAAAGAGGGTGCCAGAATGGCCATGGCGATTATCATCATTATTCCCATCGCCTGCACGTATCCGTTTTTCCAGAAGTATTTCATATCCGGACTGACGGTTGGAGCCGTAAAGGGATAGATAATTATTCCGCAATGCGGATATTATAGTAATTTAAATCAAAAGGAGGGTTTTAAGATGAAATTCAAAAAAGTGATTGCAATGTCTATGGCTGCAGTTATGGGATTTGGTTTACTTGCAGGCTGTGGATCGAAGGGAAATGAAGAAGCAGGCAGTGGTGACGCATCAAAAAATAAAGATGCTGTAACACTGAAATGGATTATGGTAGGTAACGGTATGCCGGATAACTACAAGGCCTGGCTGGGACAGATCAATCCTTATCTGGAAGATAAAATCGGTGTGAACCTGGATATGGAGGTGGTTCCCTGGGGAGACTGGGATAACAGAAGGAGTGTAATCGTAAACTCAGGTGAAAACTTTGATATCTTATTTACCGACCAGAGCCGTTATAACTCAGAAGTGTCGACGGGAGCTTTCATGGATATCTCTGACCTCATAAAAAGTGAGGGTTCCGATTTATACAAGATGATACCGGAGGATTATTGGAAGGCTGTATCCATCAGTGATAAGGTTTACGGTGTGCCTACGTATAAAGACAGTTCCGTAACAGAATATTTTGTCTGGGACAATGCATTAGCAGAAAAATATAATGTTGATATTAAGCAGGTTCAGGATTATGAATCCTTATATACGGCATTAAAGACAATCAAAGACGGAGAAGGAACAGCACCTTATTATATGTCAAAACAGGGAGCAGATTTTATGGTAACCGCATATTTCGATTCACTCGGAACTGGTCTGGCTCCACTGGGTGTAAGATATGACGATGATACCATGACCGTTGTAAATCCCATGGAAGATGAAAACATTTTAAAAGATATGGATATTGTCCACAAGATGTATAAGGAAGGCATCATTAACGGAGATGCGCCTACAGCGGATGATGCCAACAAATACAGAACCTTCTTTACAGCACAGGGATGGAGTGGTGCAGCAGCATCTACCTGGGGTCCTAATAACAGCATAGATGACTGTGTTGCAGTTCAGTATGGAGACACGGTTGTTTCTAACACAAGCGTTCGTGGTTCTATCAATGCCATATCCTCAGGATGCAAGAATCCGGAGAAAGCCATCCAGTTTTTACAATTGGTAAATACCGACAGTAAAGTACGTGACTGGCTGTACTATGGTGTGGAAGGTGAAAACTTTAAATACACAGATGATGGCAAGATAGATAAGTTGAATACCGACTGGTCCATGGCCGGCTATACACAGGGGACATTCTTCAATGTAAGCCAGCTTTCAACGGATAAAGAGAACCAGTGGGACGAAGTAAAACAGCTGAATCAGAATGCAACACCATCGGTTATGCTGGGATTTGATCTGGATACCAGTAAAATTGAGACAGAGCTGGCAAACTGCCGTGCCGTCTATGAGAAATACAAAAGTGAGTTCTGGACAGGAGCACAGGATCCAAGAGAACTGATTAAGACGATAAACAGTGAACTGGAAGCGGCCGGTTGGGAAACTGTACGTGCAGAAGCGCAGGCCCAGGTAGATGCCAGCAAGTAACGAATGAGTATAAGAGGATGAAAAACGACAGGAGCATATCCATGAAACCAGAGATGCTCCTGTCGTAATACTTTGGAGGACAACTATGTGGTTTATCGATAAAAGAATACAGGTAATCTGTGATGAATTAAAAAAGTTATGTGTCGTTTCAGCCAGCCCGGTGGAACAGATAGAATATAAAAAGGGGCGTTTCTTCTATCCGGAGGAAGCTGTAGAGGATGTACAGGCATGGCAGGAATTTGACAGGCATACGATGAAGTGGTACGGACCAGATGCGCATTATTGGTTCAGGGCAGCTTACGTTGTTCCAAAAGAGCTGGATGGAAAGACCCTGCGTCTCCATGTAAAGACTCAGATTGAAGAGTGGGATGACGGTAAAAACCCACAATTTTTGCTTTTTGTCAATGGGGAAGCAACACAGGGGCTGGATATGAACCACAGAACTGTACAGCTGGCAGCTGAGGCCAAGGCCGGTGAAACCTGGCAGTTGGACCTGCAGGCATATACCGGAACTCTGCATTCGGAATTTGATATGATTATGGAGATGCAGCAGGTAGATTTAGAGATTGAGAAACTTTACTATGATTTATGTGTCCCATTACAGGCGTTTAGCCGAATGGACAAGGATGACAAAGTGAAGATGGATATTGCGGCCGTATTAAACGAAGCGGTAAATCTTCTGGACTTAAGAACACCGTATTCCGATGACTTTTATAAGAGCGTAAAAGAGGCGGAGAAGTATCTGGAGAGAGAACTCTATGAAAAACAAGGCGGTTACGATGAGGTAATTGCAACCTGCATCGGACACACCCATATTGATGTGGCATGGTGGTGGACAGTTGCGCAGACCAGAGAGAAGGTTGCAAGAAGCTTTTCTACGGTACTTAAACTCATGGAGGAGTATCCGGATTACAAGTTCATGTCCAGCCAGCCACAACTGTATGTATTTTTAAAAGAACGTTATCCAAAGCTATATGAGAGAATCAAACAGAGAATCCGGGAAGGACGCTGGGAGCCGGAGGGCGGCATGTGGGTGGAAGCAGATACCAACCTGACATCCGGAGAGTCGCTGGTACGTCAGTTCCTGTACGGAAAACGTTTTTTCAGAGAAGAGTTCGGCGTGGATAATAAAATTCTCTGGCTGCCGGATGTATTTGGCTATACAGGTGCATTACCCCAGATTATGAAGAAAAGCGGTATTGCGTATTTTATGACTACCAAGCTTGCCTGGAATCAGATTGACAAGATGCCTTACGATACATTTATGTGGAAGGGAATTGACGGTTCTTCTGTGTTGACGCATCTGGTAACGACGCTTGGAGTGGGGCAAAGCAGCGACGATTTCTTTACGACTTATAATGGAATGCTTCATCCGGATGCAATTATGGGGGGCTGGCAAAGATATCAGAATAAGGATATCAACAATGATATACTGGTTTCCTTCGGATATGGTGATGGAGGCGGCGGCCCGACCAGAGAGATGCTGGAGACCTCTGTTCGTATGGAAAAGGGAATTAAGGGAATTCCGAAAGTGCGTCAGGAATTTTCCGGTACGTACTTTAAAGAGCTTGAGCAGCGCGTAAAGGATAATCGAAGGCTTCCGGTATGGGAGGGAGAGTTGTACTTTGAATACCACAGAGGGACCTATACTTCCATGGCCAGAAATAAACGCTCTAACAGAAAAAGTGAGATCCTTATGATGGATCTGGAACTGTTGTCCCTGCTTGCCTTGGATAAAGGGATCACTTATCCGAAGGAAGCGATTGACCACATGTGGCAGACAATCCTTCTGAACCAATTCCACGATATCCTGCCGGGATCTTCCATTCATGAGGTATATGAAGTCACCAAAAAGGAATACCAGCAGATAGAGGAGGAAGGAAGCAGGCTGCTGGATGAGCGCTTAAGTGCGGTAGCGGGAGAAGGAAAGGCAGTTACGATTTTCAACACGCTGGGATTTGACAGGGACGATGTGATTCACCTGCCGAAGGCATGCATCGGTGTACTAAAAGATAAGGAGGAAAAGATATATCCCATTCAGCAGCTGGAAACAGAATCTTTAGCGTATGTAGAAGGGCTGCCTTCAAAAGGATATAAGACCTATGAAATCGTGGAACAGGCCGGGGCAGAAGAATCTCCGTTTACGATAGAAGCTCAGACACTCGATACCCCTTATTATAAGATTATACTGGATGAAGAAGGTCTCTTTACCTCCATTTACGATAAGAGAAACGACAGAGAGGTTCTGCAAGAGGGAAAAAAGGGAAATCTGTTCTGCATGTATGAAGATAAACCCATCTATTATGATAACTGGGATATTGATATTTACTATACGGAGAAGAGCTGGGATGTGAAAAATCTGAACAGGATGGAGTGGGTTTCAAAAGGGCCGGTATGTACGGTACTGGAACTGGAGCGTATAATCAGCAATTCCCTGATTCGCCAGAGAATATATTTCTATGCGGATACGGCCAGGATTGATTTTGAGACTTATGTGGACTGGAAAGAACACCAGCATCTGTTAAAGGTTCATTTCCCCGTGGACATTCATACGGATGAAGCATCCTTTGACGTACAGTTTGGAAATCTGACCAGAAAGGTGCATACCAATACCAGCTGGGATATGGCAAGATTTGAATCCTGCGGTCAGAAGTGGATGGATTTATCAGAAGGACACTATGGCGTCAGTCTGATCAATGATTGTAAATACGGGCATTCTGTTAAGGATTCCAATATGGCACTGACATTGATTAAATCAGGAATCGAGCCGAATCCTGTGACGGATCAGGAAGAACATTATTTTACGTATGCACTGTATCCTCATGAAGGGAATCTAAGAGATTGTGATACTGTCCGTGAAAGCTACAGATTGAACTATCCGGCGCGGAGTGTCTTAAAAGGAACTCCCGGAAGCTGCGAGAGTCTTTTCTCTATTGACAAGAAGAATGTCATGGCTGAAACTGTAAAAGCGGCAGAGGATGGGGACGGAATTATCATCAGGGTTTATGAATATGAAAATACGAAGACCCGGGCAAGGCTGACATTTGGTATGGATAAGAAGATAAAAAGTATCTGTGAGTGTAATCTTACAGAGGAAGTGATGGAAGAGCCGGGCGAGCATGAAAAAGACAGGTTCTCTTTTACCATCCAGCCTTACGAGATTAAGACGTTCAAGGTTATATTCTGTTAAAATATGTAAGCAGAGACAGAGGTGATGCAGATGAAGTATAAAGACAGCAGGCTGTCTCCCGAGGTCAGGGCGAAGGATCTGACAGAGCGGATGACTCTGGTGGAAAAGGTGGGGCAGCTGAATCAAAGGCTGTATGGTTTTCGGGCATATGAGCGCGAGGGCGATACGGTCAAAGTGTCCGATACATTTAAGGATGAGGTGAAAAGGTGGAGCGGCATCGGGGTTCTCTATGGGCTATACCGGGCCGATCCCTGGTCTGGCAGGAATTATGAGACGGGAATTTCGAAGGAGCAGGCAGTAAAGACCTATAATCTTCTGCAGTCTTATGTGATGGAGCATTCCAGGCTGGAAATTCCTATGCTGCTGTCTACGGAATGTCCCCATGGACATCAGGCGCTGGACGGCTATCTTCTTCCGGTGAATCTGGCGATGGGAGCTGCTTTTTCCAAAGAACTTGTCTATCAGGCATATAGAGTCTGTGGAAAACAGATGAGGGAGATGGGAGTGGATATGGCTCTCATTTCCCTGCTGGATATTTTAAGAGATCCGAGATGGGGCAGAAGTGAAGAATGTTTTGGAGAAGACCCCTGCCTTGCATCTGCGCTTAGTGCGTCAGTGATAAAAGGTGTTATGGCAGAGGGGGTTGAAGTTGTTGCGAAGCATCTTGCAGCACAGGGCGAAACTACGGGAGGCGTGAATGCCAGTGCAGCCAGAATCGGGGAGAGAGAACTTCGGGAGATTCATCTGCCGGCTATGAAGGCTTGCGTGGATGCAGGAGTTTCAGCAGTGATGGCAGCTTATAACGAGATTGATGGGATTCCGTGTCATGCCAATTCCTGGCTTTTGCAGCAGGTGCTTGGTAAAGAGATGGGATTTGATGGTATCGTTATGGCAGATGGTTTTGCCGTAGACCGTCTGGAGGTGCTCACAGGAGACATCCGGACAACCGGAGCAAAAGCACTGAATGCAGGGGTAGATGTATCTTTGTGGGATGAGGGATTTACCCATCTGGAACAAGGCATAAAGGATGGACTGCTCAGTGAAGGAAGACTGGATGAGGCGGTTCTGAAGGTTCTCACCATGAAATTCAGAAGAGGTCTCTTTGAACATCCGCTGCTGGGAGAAGCGAAGAAGAGATTTTTTACATTCTCCGCAGAGAAAGAAAATCTGGAACTTGCCAGACAGTCAGCCGTTTTGCTTAAAAATGAAGGAGAGCTGCTGCCTCTGGATAAAACCGGAATGATGAAAATTGCGGTGATAGGTCCTAATGCATTCGATATCTATAGTCAGCTTGGAGATTATACACCGCCTGTCCTGGATGGAGTCACCATAGCGGATGGAATAGAAGCATATGCAGAGCAATATGAGAATCTGAAAGTGACCTTCAGTCAGGGCTGCCAAGGAGCAGATTCGGCCATGCTTATCGATCAGGCAGAACAACAATCAGCGGAGGCAGATGTTACGATTCTGGTTCTTGGAGGTACTTCCAGCCGCTTCGGCGATGTGTCTTTTGATAAGAACGGGGCCGCTGTTACTAGTGGTGAGGTGCATATGGATTGTGGGGAAGGTGTGGATTTATCCACCTTAAAATTACCGGATGAGCAGCTTGCCATGGCTGACAGAGTGTACCAGGCGGCAAAAAAGACAATTACGATTGTAATGGCAGGGCGCCCCTATAATATCGGTGAAATCGTGGAACGGACCAATGCATTGCTGTATAGCTTTTATCCAGGACCCAAAGGGGGGAGGGCTATCGCGGAGCTGATTTTTGCAGACGCTGTTCCTTCGGGAAGGCTCCCGGTCTCCTTTCCCCGGGATGCGGCGAGGCTGCCCTCCTGCTATAATTACAGAAATTCTTATCAGGCCATGCATTATGCAGATGGTCAGGATGGTCCGCTTTATGCTTTTGGCTATGGACTGGCTTATGATGAGGTAATATATTCGGATTTTTCCGTCACTAAGGAGGCAATAGGGATAAGCGAACTTGTGCATAAGCCTGTATTTTTGAAGATGGTAATGGAAAATCATTCAAAGCGTCGGGCTTTCGGCGTTCCGATGGTGTTTACAAGCCGTCTGGAGGGAAGTGTGGTTCCCAGGGTTTCGGAATTAAAGGGATTTGAAAAGATTCTGTTATATCCCGGAGAAAGCAGAAGTGTTACAATAAAACTGGAACATGCTGCATTTTCAGGTTGGAATGAACGGATGGTATACGAAACAGAACCGGGCAGAGTCCGTATCCAGGTGAAAGACGGGGGGCGCCTTCTGTGGAGTAAAGAGATAAAACTTAAAGACTGATAATCAGGAGAGATGATACAAGATGGAGAGACAAGAATTAAAAGAGGGCTGGAAGCTAAGGTATTATGATAAGGAACTTAAAACGCAGGTTCCATTTTCCTTATACTATGATTTGTTGAATCATGAGGAAATCGATGACCCCTTTTACCGGGATAATGAAAGCGAGGCCTTTCCTCTGTCTAAGGAAGATTACACGTATGTTTTAAATTTTGACACAAGTCATAAAATTATAAATTGCAAAAGGATCTGGCTTCGCTTTGATGGGATAGATACCCTTGCAGATATTTATTTAAACGATGCATTTCTGGGTGAGACCTTCAACATGCACAGAGTCTGGGAATTTCCGGTGGAAAAGTATTTAAAAGAGCGTGGGAATGAGCTGCGCGTTTATTTTCATTCACCTGTCCGCTATATGGAAGAACAGATCAGAATTCATGGTGCAATTCCATGTAACACAGATACCTTAGACGGATTTCCCTATCTGCGCAAATCCAGCTGTATGTCAGGATGGGACTGGGGTCCTAAGCTGCCGGATATGGGGATCTTCCGGAAGGTAGAGCTTCTGGGTGCAGATAAGGCAAGAATCCAGGATGTGCATATCAGGCAGCAGCATGTGGACAGAAAGGTCCGGCTGGCTTTTCAGGTAAAAGCACTTACTTTTGGAGCAGATGAAAACTGGACATATCGTGTTGTAATTACCACTCCGGAGGGGAACAGCTTCACCGCTGCACCGTCACCGGGAGAGGTTGAGATAGCAAACCCCAGGCTTTGGTGGCCAAGGGGGTATGGAGAACAGAATCTCTACGGTATCAGAGTGGAACTGATCTGCGGCGGTCAGCTTCAGGATATCTGGGAGCGCCGGATCGGACTTCGAACGATGCATGTAAAGAGAGAGAAGGATCCGTGGGGAGAAAGCTTTGCTCATGAGGTGAATGGCGTTCCAATCTTCGCCATGGGAGCCGATTACATTCCCGAGGATTCCCTTCTGCCAAGAGTAAAGGAAGCCAAAACCAGAGAACTGCTTACGCAGTGTGCACTTGCCAACTATAATACCATCCGCGTATGGGGTGGTGCCTATTATCCGGATGACTGTTTCTACGATATCTGTGATGAGTTGGGATTGCTGGTATGGCAGGACTTCATGTTTGCCTGTGCCACCTACCTTCTGACGGATGCGTTCGAGGAAAATATTTCCCATGAAATTGAAGAGAATGTCA
The window above is part of the Novisyntrophococcus fermenticellae genome. Proteins encoded here:
- a CDS encoding carbohydrate ABC transporter permease, with protein sequence MSKRKDEALSSNLNIISRKTDLVFNIIFVILALICIIPVVFIFIISISSEASIKTYGYLFWPKEFSIDSYAFVFREGTTILRSLGISVLVTVLGTALGVMLTTLMGYVLSRREYKLNGFFTMVVFIPMIFNGGMISSYVVNTQFMHLKDTIWALILPLCVSSFNVVICKTFFRSNIPDSVVESAQIDGASQFIIFGKIALPLSKPLMATIALFLTFGYWNDWFQSSLYITNTKLFSLQALLDHVQRNIEMMANNPSLGVTMQQYMNTMPKEGARMAMAIIIIIPIACTYPFFQKYFISGLTVGAVKG
- a CDS encoding glycoside hydrolase family 3 N-terminal domain-containing protein — protein: MKYKDSRLSPEVRAKDLTERMTLVEKVGQLNQRLYGFRAYEREGDTVKVSDTFKDEVKRWSGIGVLYGLYRADPWSGRNYETGISKEQAVKTYNLLQSYVMEHSRLEIPMLLSTECPHGHQALDGYLLPVNLAMGAAFSKELVYQAYRVCGKQMREMGVDMALISLLDILRDPRWGRSEECFGEDPCLASALSASVIKGVMAEGVEVVAKHLAAQGETTGGVNASAARIGERELREIHLPAMKACVDAGVSAVMAAYNEIDGIPCHANSWLLQQVLGKEMGFDGIVMADGFAVDRLEVLTGDIRTTGAKALNAGVDVSLWDEGFTHLEQGIKDGLLSEGRLDEAVLKVLTMKFRRGLFEHPLLGEAKKRFFTFSAEKENLELARQSAVLLKNEGELLPLDKTGMMKIAVIGPNAFDIYSQLGDYTPPVLDGVTIADGIEAYAEQYENLKVTFSQGCQGADSAMLIDQAEQQSAEADVTILVLGGTSSRFGDVSFDKNGAAVTSGEVHMDCGEGVDLSTLKLPDEQLAMADRVYQAAKKTITIVMAGRPYNIGEIVERTNALLYSFYPGPKGGRAIAELIFADAVPSGRLPVSFPRDAARLPSCYNYRNSYQAMHYADGQDGPLYAFGYGLAYDEVIYSDFSVTKEAIGISELVHKPVFLKMVMENHSKRRAFGVPMVFTSRLEGSVVPRVSELKGFEKILLYPGESRSVTIKLEHAAFSGWNERMVYETEPGRVRIQVKDGGRLLWSKEIKLKD
- a CDS encoding LacI family DNA-binding transcriptional regulator; its protein translation is MADRKVSMQDIADELGVSKVTVSKALNGKEGVGEELREKIFQVAEREGYILPDYGQRKARKVGIIMSERFSSQSDTGKFYMGMYESIIGQLRKASCSSMMITPNAESLARDLETIEKSEMFDGLILLGILDRVVRKKLESIDLPKIYVDVYDEKHRSDSVVTENIYSTYEMTNYLLKNGHREIGFVGTIGATTSITDRYLGYSRSLIEQGLYPNTEWTIPDRSEDGSAIELELPSKMPTAFLCNCDETAFRLVKVLKEQGLQVPRDISVVGFDNDIYAELCDPGLTTVAVDTEEIGRVAARRILRHMERGGHKEGIVYRIAGKNIIRNSVRNLNKTADKQD
- a CDS encoding ABC transporter substrate-binding protein, translated to MKFKKVIAMSMAAVMGFGLLAGCGSKGNEEAGSGDASKNKDAVTLKWIMVGNGMPDNYKAWLGQINPYLEDKIGVNLDMEVVPWGDWDNRRSVIVNSGENFDILFTDQSRYNSEVSTGAFMDISDLIKSEGSDLYKMIPEDYWKAVSISDKVYGVPTYKDSSVTEYFVWDNALAEKYNVDIKQVQDYESLYTALKTIKDGEGTAPYYMSKQGADFMVTAYFDSLGTGLAPLGVRYDDDTMTVVNPMEDENILKDMDIVHKMYKEGIINGDAPTADDANKYRTFFTAQGWSGAAASTWGPNNSIDDCVAVQYGDTVVSNTSVRGSINAISSGCKNPEKAIQFLQLVNTDSKVRDWLYYGVEGENFKYTDDGKIDKLNTDWSMAGYTQGTFFNVSQLSTDKENQWDEVKQLNQNATPSVMLGFDLDTSKIETELANCRAVYEKYKSEFWTGAQDPRELIKTINSELEAAGWETVRAEAQAQVDASK
- a CDS encoding alpha-mannosidase; its protein translation is MWFIDKRIQVICDELKKLCVVSASPVEQIEYKKGRFFYPEEAVEDVQAWQEFDRHTMKWYGPDAHYWFRAAYVVPKELDGKTLRLHVKTQIEEWDDGKNPQFLLFVNGEATQGLDMNHRTVQLAAEAKAGETWQLDLQAYTGTLHSEFDMIMEMQQVDLEIEKLYYDLCVPLQAFSRMDKDDKVKMDIAAVLNEAVNLLDLRTPYSDDFYKSVKEAEKYLERELYEKQGGYDEVIATCIGHTHIDVAWWWTVAQTREKVARSFSTVLKLMEEYPDYKFMSSQPQLYVFLKERYPKLYERIKQRIREGRWEPEGGMWVEADTNLTSGESLVRQFLYGKRFFREEFGVDNKILWLPDVFGYTGALPQIMKKSGIAYFMTTKLAWNQIDKMPYDTFMWKGIDGSSVLTHLVTTLGVGQSSDDFFTTYNGMLHPDAIMGGWQRYQNKDINNDILVSFGYGDGGGGPTREMLETSVRMEKGIKGIPKVRQEFSGTYFKELEQRVKDNRRLPVWEGELYFEYHRGTYTSMARNKRSNRKSEILMMDLELLSLLALDKGITYPKEAIDHMWQTILLNQFHDILPGSSIHEVYEVTKKEYQQIEEEGSRLLDERLSAVAGEGKAVTIFNTLGFDRDDVIHLPKACIGVLKDKEEKIYPIQQLETESLAYVEGLPSKGYKTYEIVEQAGAEESPFTIEAQTLDTPYYKIILDEEGLFTSIYDKRNDREVLQEGKKGNLFCMYEDKPIYYDNWDIDIYYTEKSWDVKNLNRMEWVSKGPVCTVLELERIISNSLIRQRIYFYADTARIDFETYVDWKEHQHLLKVHFPVDIHTDEASFDVQFGNLTRKVHTNTSWDMARFESCGQKWMDLSEGHYGVSLINDCKYGHSVKDSNMALTLIKSGIEPNPVTDQEEHYFTYALYPHEGNLRDCDTVRESYRLNYPARSVLKGTPGSCESLFSIDKKNVMAETVKAAEDGDGIIIRVYEYENTKTRARLTFGMDKKIKSICECNLTEEVMEEPGEHEKDRFSFTIQPYEIKTFKVIFC
- a CDS encoding glycoside hydrolase family 2 protein; the protein is MERQELKEGWKLRYYDKELKTQVPFSLYYDLLNHEEIDDPFYRDNESEAFPLSKEDYTYVLNFDTSHKIINCKRIWLRFDGIDTLADIYLNDAFLGETFNMHRVWEFPVEKYLKERGNELRVYFHSPVRYMEEQIRIHGAIPCNTDTLDGFPYLRKSSCMSGWDWGPKLPDMGIFRKVELLGADKARIQDVHIRQQHVDRKVRLAFQVKALTFGADENWTYRVVITTPEGNSFTAAPSPGEVEIANPRLWWPRGYGEQNLYGIRVELICGGQLQDIWERRIGLRTMHVKREKDPWGESFAHEVNGVPIFAMGADYIPEDSLLPRVKEAKTRELLTQCALANYNTIRVWGGAYYPDDCFYDICDELGLLVWQDFMFACATYLLTDAFEENISHEIEENVRRIRHHACLGIWCGNNEMESFLVEGFGETPRLRGDYTRMYSYIIPKIVEREDPDTCYWPSSPSSGGDFDDPQDENRGDAHYWEVWHGFKPFPEYRKHKFRYASEFGFESLPSFKTIETFTLPVDRNVFSYVMEKHQRSNNGYAKMMVYMAQYFLYPKDLPSLIYASQLMQGQAMRYAVEHWRRYRGQCMGAIVWQLNDCWPVASWSSIDYFGRWKALHYFEKRFFAPVMISCCEEGLLTQDPNPNARMYEVEKSIRLNVANETREAQKVTVLWSLRDNCSNIIGREQQEELIVPLLAVYGWIRHSFLMQD
- a CDS encoding ABC transporter permease produces the protein MKEKKLSGKKLKRRWTKNDTELTILAIPTTVWYVLFCFLPMFGLVIAFKNYKVTGGENFIYNVFHSDWSGVKNFEFLIKSKDLYIILRNTIVYNLIFIVLGMVLSVGLAIMIDLLRSKRKSKVYQTLMFFPYFMSWVVAAYFLDAFLNQDKGLLNVMLRNGGNEPVQWYMKASVWPFLLVFMYLWKSTGYNMVIYLSSISGIDTTLYEAAVMDGANKRQQVRYITLPCLKSVIIMMFILNVGKVFYSDFGLFYQLSQGAKGSIFNTTATIDTFVFNALQSSTPIGMTSAATFFQSVACCITILLANWIVRKLDADSAII